A window of Argopecten irradians isolate NY chromosome 14, Ai_NY, whole genome shotgun sequence contains these coding sequences:
- the LOC138308077 gene encoding uncharacterized protein: MYNVILQDATQDFIRSLAGTNKSLTIVTGYFNIGNFPKGSVANVRTPQKYQDWLRVLGRVKNPVILYTDSQPFAALFRDIRNNYTHSTKVVVIERNTLWSFQIMPQIAKIYSAPGYPKHYPNTYIPAYTSLTHSKLPVVVDAIEHSYFSTDYYCWLDVGYFREIVTRNKTFWLEVPSDFDSTKVGVTRVYNSKLSDIRAKTIIYGNLNWIGGGLFLGKPDVLVRFGKQYKSAVMRYLNESLMNVEQHILYSMFTTEERKKHPIDIDVQLYIPGTKTVMSRDPWFYLGYVMYDET, from the coding sequence ATGTATAATGTTATTTTACAGGACGCTACGCAAGACTTTATCCGAAGTCTGGCCGGTACAAATAAAAGTTTGACTATCGTTACCGGATACTTTAACATTGGCAATTTCCCCAAAGGATCTGTGGCCAATGTGCGGACACCACAGAAATACCAGGACTGGCTGCGGGTGTTGGGGAGGGTGAAGAACCCGGTTATACTCTACACAGACAGCCAACCATTCGCGGCGTTATTTAGGGATATACGTAACAACTACACGCATAGTACAAAAGTAGTCGTCATAGAACGAAACACACTGTGGAGTTTCCAAATTATGCCACAGATTGCCAAAATTTATTCTGCACCAGGCTATCCGAAACATTACCCCAATACGTATATCCCGGCCTACACCTCGCTCACACATTCCAAACTACCTGTTGTAGTGGATGCTATAGAGCATAGCTACTTCTCCACAGACTATTACTGCTGGTTAGATGTGGGCTACTTCAGGGAAATTGTGACTAGGAATAAAACATTCTGGCTGGAGGTTCCCAGTGACTTTGATTCCACTAAAGTGGGTGTAACACGTGTTTATAACTCCAAACTTTCCGACATACGAGCAAAGACAATAATCTATGGAAATCTAAACTGGATCGGAGGCGGCCTTTTTCTGGGCAAGCCTGACGTCCTCGTGCGGTTTGGTAAACAATATAAGTCGGCAGTGATGCGCTATCTGAATGAGAGTCTGATGAATGTAGAACAACATATTCTTTACTCTATGTTTACGACGGAGGAGAGGAAGAAACACCCTATCGATATCGACGTACAACTCTACATACCGGGAACAAAGACTGTCATGTCAAGGGACCCCTGGTTCTACTTAGGATATGTTATGTACGACGAAACATGA